In Salinibacterium sp. ZJ70, one DNA window encodes the following:
- a CDS encoding thioesterase family protein, protein MTRIHIPIRLRWSDFDAYAHVNNAEMLRILEEARIEAFWRPGPTVAPEDVRPTAVIDAGPNASTFSLIARQEIEYLAPIPYQRAPIDVELWIGRIGGASFQVCYEIYSPAGVEPRICYTLASTDLVLVEAATGQPTRIPPEIRKLLAEYTEEPVRFRKRS, encoded by the coding sequence GTGACCCGCATCCACATCCCCATCCGGCTGCGCTGGAGCGACTTCGACGCGTACGCGCACGTCAACAATGCGGAGATGCTGCGCATCCTCGAGGAGGCGCGCATCGAAGCCTTCTGGCGGCCGGGCCCCACGGTCGCGCCCGAGGACGTGCGCCCGACCGCGGTCATCGACGCGGGACCGAATGCCTCCACGTTCAGCCTCATCGCGCGTCAGGAGATCGAGTACCTCGCTCCCATCCCGTACCAGCGGGCGCCCATCGACGTCGAGCTGTGGATCGGTCGGATCGGCGGTGCGAGCTTCCAGGTCTGCTACGAGATCTACTCACCCGCGGGCGTCGAACCGCGCATCTGCTATACGCTCGCGTCCACAGATCTGGTGCTCGTCGAGGCGGCAACCGGCCAGCCCACGCGCATCCCCCCGGAGATCCGCAAGCTCCTCGCCGAGTACACCGAAGAGCCCGTGCGCTTCCGCAAGCGCTCCTGA
- a CDS encoding single-stranded DNA-binding protein, with protein sequence MPDTITVTGLIATPITHTVTSEGLEISSFRLVSHHRRFDRDTRSWVDGDTNWFSITAFRQLAANLHTSLEKGQRVVVTGRLRVREWRDGEKSGRDVEIIADALGPDLAWGTAEYTKTPRAAAATQGAPQVAEAPTAADADAAGFPAESELAEALPF encoded by the coding sequence ATGCCCGACACGATCACCGTCACGGGACTCATCGCGACGCCCATCACCCACACCGTCACGAGCGAAGGGCTCGAGATCAGCTCGTTCCGTCTCGTCTCGCATCACCGCCGCTTCGACCGCGACACCCGAAGCTGGGTCGACGGCGACACCAACTGGTTTTCGATCACGGCATTCCGGCAGCTGGCCGCGAACCTGCACACCTCCCTCGAGAAGGGGCAGCGCGTCGTCGTCACGGGGCGACTGCGCGTGCGCGAATGGCGCGACGGCGAGAAGAGCGGGCGGGATGTCGAGATCATCGCCGATGCCCTCGGGCCCGACCTCGCATGGGGCACCGCCGAGTACACGAAGACGCCTCGCGCGGCTGCCGCGACGCAGGGTGCTCCCCAGGTCGCCGAGGCGCCGACAGCCGCCGACGCTGACGCCGCGGGCTTCCCCGCCGAGAGCGAACTCGCCGAGGCGCTGCCGTTCTAG
- a CDS encoding acyl-CoA thioesterase II has product MSAPTPGPDPLAGLLSTLDLTDTGARTSEDIFTGPSQWMPGGRVFGGQVYAQSIMAAVRTVASDRLIHSTHGYFLRPGDVNLPITFAVDRIHDGRSFSTRRTQAHQNGLPILSMIASFQDDDPGLDHQAPMPEGITPPEDLPTPAEVLGAVDHPTAQFWATSRPFEIRHVDEPIYMAPDVSPRPHQAVWMKTIGPLPDDENLHRAALAYASDYSILEPILRAHGISWIKPGLRMASLDHAMWFHRPVRVDDWLLYVQESPSAMGGRGLSMGRIYTRDGVLVASIAQEGMVRVPDVS; this is encoded by the coding sequence ATGAGCGCCCCGACGCCCGGCCCCGATCCTCTCGCCGGACTCCTGTCGACCCTCGACCTCACCGACACGGGTGCACGGACGAGCGAGGACATCTTCACCGGCCCCAGCCAGTGGATGCCGGGCGGACGCGTCTTCGGCGGCCAGGTGTACGCGCAGTCGATCATGGCCGCGGTCCGCACCGTCGCCTCCGACCGCCTCATCCACTCCACCCACGGCTACTTCCTGCGCCCGGGCGACGTGAACCTGCCGATCACCTTCGCGGTCGATCGCATCCACGACGGCCGATCGTTCAGCACCCGACGCACCCAGGCACACCAGAACGGACTGCCGATCCTGTCGATGATCGCGTCGTTCCAGGACGACGACCCCGGCCTCGACCACCAGGCGCCCATGCCCGAAGGCATCACACCTCCGGAGGACCTCCCCACACCCGCCGAGGTGCTCGGAGCTGTCGACCACCCCACAGCCCAGTTCTGGGCGACCAGCCGCCCGTTCGAGATCCGCCACGTCGACGAGCCCATCTACATGGCGCCCGACGTGTCACCGCGCCCCCACCAGGCCGTGTGGATGAAGACCATCGGCCCGCTGCCCGACGACGAGAACCTCCACCGCGCGGCGCTCGCCTATGCGAGCGACTACTCGATCCTGGAGCCCATCCTGCGGGCCCACGGGATCTCGTGGATCAAGCCGGGGCTCAGAATGGCGAGCCTCGACCACGCGATGTGGTTCCACCGCCCGGTGCGCGTCGATGACTGGCTGCTCTACGTGCAGGAGTCGCCCTCGGCGATGGGCGGCCGCGGCCTGTCGATGGGCCGCATCTACACCCGCGACGGCGTGCTCGTCGCCTCCATCGCCCAGGAGGGCATGGTGCGCGTCCCCGACGTCAGCTGA
- the ettA gene encoding energy-dependent translational throttle protein EttA: protein MAEYIYSMVRARKKVGEKIILDDVTMSFLPGAKIGMVGPNGAGKSTILKIMAGLDTPSNGEANLTPGYTVGILMQEPELDETKTVLENIQDGIAIKAKLDRFNEISALMSDPDADFDTLLAEMGVLQEEIDAANGWDLDSQLEQAMDALRTPPGDADVTKLSGGERRRVALAKLLLQKPDLLLLDEPTNHLDAESVLWLEQHLQKYAGAVIAITHDRYFLDNVAEWIAEVDRGRLYPYEGNYSTYLEKKAQRLEVQGKKDAKLAKRLAEELDWVRSNAKGRQAKSKARLARYEEMATEAERTRKLDFEEIQIPAGPRLGSVVIEAKNLKKQFDDRVLIDGLSFSLPPNGIVGVIGPNGVGKTTLFKTIVGLEPLDGGELKIGETVKISYVDQSRANIDPNKTLWEVVSDGLDIITVGKTEIPSRAYVSKFGFKGPDQQKKAGVLSGGERNRLNLALTLKEGGNLLLLDEPTNDLDVETLQSLENALLEFPGCAVVITHDRWFLDRIATHILAYEGTEENPAQWYWFEGNFEAYETNKIERLGPDAANPHRSVYRKLTRD from the coding sequence ATGGCCGAATACATCTACTCCATGGTGCGCGCTCGCAAGAAGGTTGGCGAGAAGATCATCCTGGACGACGTCACGATGTCGTTCCTTCCCGGAGCGAAGATCGGCATGGTCGGCCCGAACGGCGCCGGAAAGTCGACCATCCTCAAGATCATGGCGGGCCTCGACACCCCGTCCAACGGCGAGGCGAACCTCACCCCCGGCTACACCGTCGGCATCCTCATGCAGGAGCCCGAGCTCGACGAGACCAAGACCGTTCTCGAGAACATCCAGGACGGCATCGCGATCAAGGCGAAGCTCGACCGCTTCAACGAGATCTCGGCGCTCATGAGCGACCCCGACGCGGACTTCGACACCCTGCTCGCCGAGATGGGCGTGCTGCAGGAGGAGATCGACGCCGCGAACGGCTGGGACCTCGACTCGCAGCTCGAGCAGGCGATGGATGCCCTGCGCACCCCGCCGGGAGATGCCGACGTCACCAAGCTCTCCGGTGGTGAGCGTCGTCGCGTCGCGCTCGCGAAGCTCCTGCTGCAGAAGCCCGACCTGCTTCTGCTCGACGAGCCCACCAACCACCTCGACGCCGAGAGCGTGCTCTGGCTCGAGCAGCACCTGCAGAAGTATGCGGGCGCTGTCATCGCGATCACCCACGACCGGTACTTCCTCGACAACGTCGCGGAGTGGATCGCCGAGGTCGACCGCGGACGCCTCTACCCCTACGAGGGCAACTACTCGACCTACCTCGAGAAGAAGGCTCAGCGTCTTGAGGTGCAGGGCAAGAAGGACGCCAAGCTCGCCAAGCGCCTCGCAGAGGAGCTCGACTGGGTCCGCTCCAACGCGAAGGGCCGTCAGGCGAAGTCGAAGGCGCGTCTGGCGCGCTACGAGGAGATGGCGACCGAGGCGGAGCGCACCAGGAAGCTCGACTTCGAGGAGATCCAGATCCCCGCGGGTCCGCGTCTCGGCAGTGTCGTCATCGAGGCGAAGAACCTCAAGAAGCAGTTCGACGACCGCGTGCTCATCGACGGTCTCTCCTTCTCGCTCCCGCCGAACGGCATCGTCGGCGTCATCGGCCCGAACGGTGTCGGAAAGACGACCCTCTTCAAGACGATCGTCGGCCTCGAGCCGCTCGACGGCGGCGAGCTGAAGATCGGCGAGACGGTCAAGATCAGCTACGTCGACCAGTCGCGTGCCAACATCGACCCCAACAAGACGCTGTGGGAGGTCGTGTCCGATGGGCTCGACATCATCACCGTCGGCAAGACCGAGATCCCGTCGCGTGCCTACGTGTCGAAGTTCGGCTTCAAGGGCCCGGATCAGCAGAAGAAGGCCGGTGTGCTCTCCGGTGGTGAGCGCAACCGCCTGAACCTCGCGCTCACGCTCAAGGAGGGCGGCAACCTGCTGCTCCTCGACGAGCCCACCAACGACCTCGACGTCGAGACCCTGCAGTCGCTCGAGAACGCGCTTCTCGAGTTCCCCGGCTGCGCCGTGGTCATCACCCACGACCGGTGGTTCCTCGACCGCATCGCGACGCACATCCTCGCGTACGAAGGCACCGAGGAGAACCCGGCCCAGTGGTACTGGTTCGAGGGCAACTTCGAGGCGTACGAGACGAACAAGATCGAGCGTCTCGGACCGGATGCGGCCAACCCGCACCGTTCCGTGTACCGCAAGCTCACCCGCGACTGA
- a CDS encoding FAD-dependent oxidoreductase, whose translation MTSSRSIVIIGGVAAGMSAATRLRRLDESARITVIERGEAVSLATCGMPYAISGIISSRDDLLLQTPERLQERFGLDVRIRTEAVRIDRERQVVVLRTASGTEELAYDDLVLATGAVPRALEVPGAERAIPLRGLDELDRILDAADGAQTAVVVGGGFIGMEVAENLHARGIRTAIVHRGVQLVPALDPEMASPVTDAVRAAGVDVRLGDTVARVELSSVVLASGDELPADLVISAIGVRPASDLARDAGLGIGAHGGVLVDEELRTNDPAIRAVGDVAEKAHAILGGTRSVPLAGPANHHGRLVADALAGREISVAPVLGTAIMGAFGVVIAVVGATETELRGAGIPHRVIHTHPMNHVGYYPGAEMMALKLLVGVADDRILGAQAVGGAGVDRRIDVIATAMRAGITASGLAGLELAYAPQFGSAKDPVNMLGYVAENRRDGEGTIQWHELDDALAAGARLIDVRGAAQLDEGTIPGAEWIPVEQLRSRIDELREGPVVVHCRVGQGAHTAMKLLEAHGVDAVNLDGGYLTWRAAQRVGLTTFEKETTR comes from the coding sequence ATGACGTCCTCTCGCAGCATCGTGATCATCGGCGGCGTCGCCGCCGGAATGTCCGCAGCCACGCGCCTCCGTCGGCTCGACGAGAGCGCCCGCATCACCGTGATCGAGCGCGGCGAAGCCGTCTCGCTCGCGACCTGCGGCATGCCCTATGCGATCAGCGGCATCATCTCCTCGCGCGACGACCTGCTGCTGCAGACACCCGAACGGCTCCAGGAGCGCTTCGGTCTCGACGTGCGGATCCGCACCGAGGCCGTCCGGATCGATCGCGAACGCCAGGTGGTCGTCCTTCGGACCGCATCCGGCACCGAGGAGCTCGCCTACGACGACCTCGTGCTCGCCACCGGCGCCGTCCCGCGGGCGCTCGAGGTGCCGGGCGCCGAGCGCGCGATCCCGCTGCGCGGACTCGACGAGCTCGACCGCATTCTCGACGCCGCCGACGGCGCGCAGACGGCCGTGGTCGTCGGCGGCGGTTTCATCGGCATGGAGGTGGCCGAGAACCTGCACGCACGCGGCATCCGCACGGCGATCGTGCACCGCGGAGTTCAGCTCGTCCCCGCACTCGATCCCGAGATGGCATCGCCCGTCACCGACGCCGTGCGCGCGGCGGGCGTCGACGTGCGCCTCGGCGACACGGTTGCGCGCGTCGAGCTCTCGAGCGTCGTGCTCGCGAGCGGCGACGAGCTCCCCGCCGACCTCGTCATCAGCGCCATCGGCGTGCGCCCGGCGAGCGACCTCGCCCGCGACGCGGGACTCGGGATCGGCGCGCACGGCGGCGTGCTGGTCGATGAGGAGCTGCGCACGAACGACCCCGCGATCCGCGCGGTGGGCGATGTCGCCGAGAAGGCGCATGCGATCCTCGGCGGCACTCGCTCGGTGCCGCTCGCCGGGCCCGCCAATCACCACGGCCGACTGGTCGCGGATGCGCTCGCCGGTCGCGAGATCAGCGTTGCGCCCGTGCTCGGCACTGCCATCATGGGCGCCTTCGGCGTCGTGATCGCCGTCGTCGGCGCGACGGAGACGGAGCTGCGCGGCGCGGGCATCCCGCATCGCGTCATCCACACTCACCCGATGAACCACGTCGGCTACTACCCGGGCGCCGAGATGATGGCGCTCAAGCTGCTCGTCGGCGTTGCCGATGACCGCATCCTCGGCGCGCAGGCCGTCGGGGGAGCGGGCGTCGATCGCCGCATCGACGTCATCGCGACGGCGATGCGCGCCGGCATCACCGCATCCGGTCTCGCGGGCCTCGAGCTGGCCTACGCTCCGCAGTTCGGCTCGGCGAAGGATCCGGTCAACATGCTCGGCTACGTCGCCGAGAACCGCCGCGACGGCGAGGGGACGATCCAGTGGCACGAGCTCGATGACGCACTCGCAGCCGGTGCGCGCCTCATCGATGTGCGGGGAGCCGCCCAGCTCGACGAGGGCACGATCCCCGGAGCCGAGTGGATCCCCGTCGAGCAGCTGCGGTCGCGCATCGACGAGCTGCGCGAAGGCCCGGTCGTCGTGCACTGCCGCGTGGGCCAGGGCGCCCACACCGCCATGAAGCTCCTCGAGGCGCACGGCGTCGATGCCGTGAACCTCGACGGCGGCTACCTCACCTGGCGTGCTGCTCAGCGCGTCGGCCTCACCACCTTCGAGAAGGAGACCACCCGATGA
- a CDS encoding rhodanese-like domain-containing protein → MNSITPADYAASDLGEHILLDVRQPEEWTSAHVEGATLIPLGELVARLDEVPADLPLYVMCHAGGRSAQATVYLEQAGYDATNIDGGITAWIESGLPVRHGA, encoded by the coding sequence ATGAACAGCATCACCCCCGCCGACTACGCGGCATCCGACCTCGGCGAGCACATCCTGCTCGACGTCCGCCAGCCCGAGGAGTGGACATCCGCGCACGTCGAGGGCGCGACCCTCATCCCGCTCGGCGAACTCGTCGCGCGACTCGACGAGGTCCCGGCCGATCTGCCGCTGTACGTCATGTGCCACGCGGGCGGGCGCAGCGCCCAGGCGACCGTCTATCTCGAGCAGGCGGGCTACGACGCGACCAACATCGACGGCGGCATCACGGCGTGGATCGAATCCGGTCTTCCCGTGCGACACGGCGCCTGA
- a CDS encoding methyltransferase: MSDSSTIDQRWVAFGESGALGTIHRVGDTFKMKLLSDTEYRGSYPSLDVAKSALHAALLPGSDMPEFREH, encoded by the coding sequence ATGAGTGACAGCAGCACCATCGACCAGCGCTGGGTCGCGTTCGGCGAATCGGGAGCCCTCGGAACCATCCACCGCGTCGGGGACACATTCAAGATGAAGCTGCTCTCCGACACCGAATATCGCGGCAGCTATCCGAGCCTCGACGTCGCCAAGAGCGCCCTCCACGCGGCGCTCCTGCCCGGATCCGACATGCCGGAGTTCCGCGAGCACTGA
- a CDS encoding RidA family protein: MPRTHISSGSAFEEKIGYSRAVVVGDTVYVSGTTGYDYATGEISDDVAEQAAQTLRNIQAALEQAGSSLDEVVRATYMLTDGRDFEACWPALREAFASARPACTMIQVPLMEPEMKIEIEVTAVIGSAA, from the coding sequence ATGCCCCGCACTCACATCTCGTCCGGATCCGCCTTCGAGGAGAAGATCGGCTACTCGCGTGCCGTCGTCGTCGGCGACACCGTCTACGTCTCGGGCACCACCGGATACGACTACGCCACGGGTGAGATCTCGGACGACGTCGCCGAGCAGGCCGCTCAGACGCTGCGCAACATCCAGGCAGCCCTCGAGCAGGCTGGATCCAGCCTCGACGAGGTCGTGCGCGCCACCTACATGCTCACCGACGGCCGCGACTTCGAGGCGTGCTGGCCCGCCCTGCGCGAGGCGTTCGCCTCCGCCCGCCCCGCCTGCACGATGATCCAGGTTCCGCTCATGGAGCCGGAGATGAAGATCGAGATCGAGGTCACGGCCGTCATCGGCTCCGCCGCCTGA
- a CDS encoding GNAT family N-acetyltransferase: MTIVVRGATEFDDLATMVGPKNPDSEACWCISYRVSPAENRALHRQERGAKARELTQLDPPPGVLAYDGDEVVGWAAIHRRADTSFATNRKIPHVDDQDVWSLWCVKVRPGFRGRGIAHQLVSGAVEFARQHGAPVVEAYPVDNQGATVDKTMAYVGTRSLFEKAGFTMAAETTSVLNGFPRVLMRLEL; encoded by the coding sequence ATGACGATCGTGGTGCGCGGAGCAACGGAATTCGACGACCTGGCGACGATGGTGGGGCCGAAGAATCCGGATTCGGAAGCCTGCTGGTGCATCAGCTACCGCGTCTCCCCCGCCGAGAACCGGGCCCTTCACCGCCAGGAGCGCGGCGCGAAGGCCCGCGAGCTCACCCAGCTCGACCCGCCTCCCGGTGTGCTCGCCTACGACGGCGACGAGGTCGTCGGATGGGCCGCGATCCACCGCCGCGCCGACACGAGCTTCGCGACGAACCGTAAGATCCCGCACGTGGACGATCAGGATGTGTGGTCACTGTGGTGCGTGAAGGTGCGTCCCGGCTTCCGCGGACGCGGTATCGCGCACCAGCTCGTGTCAGGTGCCGTCGAGTTCGCACGCCAGCACGGTGCGCCCGTTGTGGAGGCCTACCCGGTCGACAATCAGGGCGCGACGGTCGACAAGACGATGGCGTACGTGGGCACCCGGTCGCTGTTCGAGAAGGCGGGCTTCACGATGGCCGCCGAGACCACCTCGGTGCTGAACGGCTTCCCGCGCGTGCTCATGCGCCTCGAGCTCTGA